The Sebastes fasciatus isolate fSebFas1 chromosome 4, fSebFas1.pri, whole genome shotgun sequence genome window below encodes:
- the LOC141766481 gene encoding zinc finger protein 609-like isoform X2, which translates to MESPVSPPAPPPLHLLAPVANSDISSPCEQIMVRTRSVAVNTADAALETEPECLGPCEPGTSVNLEGIVWQETEDGMLVVNVTWRNKTYVGTLLDCTRHDWAPPRFCESPTSDVEMRSGRGRGKRMRPSSNTPLNDNSNSSDNKGSGSSKTRGAAANSKGRRGSQTAGGAEDAKASPSSAKRKTKPASDMEPTSSSEDTKASKRMRTNSTGAAVPLPGSKPDPLPPPQLDRTCPSPVLIDCPHPNCNKKYKHINGLKYHQARAHNDHDVRLDQDGDSEYGDDPALHPDPASCNGAAISPARSTTPKGRGFDAPSPSPGKLTSKGKKKAGEAEPEVTDGGEEAACLTDEASNDGMDDRKAKKMAAGGKPDKLTQKGLKQSRPAAPAAPNAPSPYALQASSPALGSVVQPIPKSPQLKNIQPKPPPLVDPASSPTLAKDKKKKDKKKREGGKEGDSPKGKGGRPEEGKSPYSESSDGLLNGSSEAHQSRLASIKAEADKVYSFSDNAPSPSIGVASRIEAGIGPHLNQNGADNASVKTSSPAYSDISDAGEDGEGKAEGVKVKTEPDQGPREGAKKALFPPQAPSKESPYYPNYESYYSPSYPNPSPGAAPAAPPHVEGAQVKVKKEEDPEVSEEVKLKVEPQEERKVDPGPPQPSVIQQRSNMYTQPLYYNQYYVPPYSYTPDQAYHAHLLASNPAYRQQYEERQRLVDKKAESKEREACGKEEWKQKASVPPTLSRAPSLTDLGAKGGLNPGKSKEPPPAAEQAKSVIMAKGEDQKAPAAQPEGLKMKLSEAGHHAKEEAKQGVEPGRPAGVEPAMWYRQEPDSRLWPYVYPNKYSDAPKPQEEERWKEDRERERDRKGKEERPRPKENLQKEEAKEGAEGRTQLPPEEHRGGGKEVRPPHMQFSSPLAQHQGYMPYMHGPYAYSHGYEPSHPGYRGMPSVMMQNYPGSYLPAGYSFPSYGGKMAAGEEGEKPSRSSPTVKPPGEAKALDLLQQHASQYKSKSPSIQDNKTPHDRERDRERDREREREGDRPRSSPSQRMLPSHHHLGYPLLSGQYDLSYASGLSSSAIVASQQASAPSMYPPARR; encoded by the exons ATGGAGTCTCCGGTCTCCCCCCCggctcctccacctctccacctcctcgcTCCCGTCGCCAACAGCGACATCTCGTCACCCTGCGAGCAGATCATGGTTCGCACGCGCTCAGTAGCTGTGAACACGGCAGACGCCGCGCTGGAGACGGAGCCGGAGTGCCTGGGACCCTGTGAGCCCGGCACCAGCGTCAACCTGGAGGGCATCGTGTGGCAGGAGACTGAGGACG gcaTGCTGGTTGTCAACGTCACCTGGAGGAACAAAACGTACGTTGGGACCCTGCTGGACTGCACAAGACATGACTGGGCCCCTCCAAG GTTCTGTGAGTCTCCCACCAGTGACGTGGAGATGCGGAGCGGCCGCGGTCGGGGAAAGAGGATGCGTCCCAGCAGCAACACGCCGTTGAACGACAACAGCAACTCCTCAGACAACAAAGGCAGCGGGAGCAGCAAGACGCGCGGCGCCGCAGCTAACAGCAAAGGACGGAGAGGCAGTCAGACGGCCGGCGGCGCCGAGGACGCTAAGGCCAGCCCGTCGTCCGCCAAGAGGAAGACCAAACCCGCCTCCGATATGGAGCCCACCTCCAGCTCGGAGGACACCAAGGCTTCAAAGCGAATGAGAACCAACTCCACCGGCGCTGCGGTCCCCCTCCCGGGGAGTAAACCGGACCCCCTGCCCCCGCCACAGCTGGACCGGACCTGCCCCTCCCCCGTGCTCATCGACTGCCCTCACCCCAACTGCAACAAGAAGTACAAGCACATCAACGGGCTCAAGTACCACCAGGCTCGAGCCCATAACGACCACGACGTCCGATTGGACCAGGATGGAGACAGTGAATACGGGGACGACCCCGCCCTCCACCCTGACCCCGCCTCCTGCAACGGTGCCGCCATCTCCCCCGCCCGCTCCACGACACCGAAAGGACGGGGCTTTGACGCCCCATCCCCATCGCCGGGGAAGCTGACATCAAAAGGGAAGAAGAAGGCAGGAGAGGCTGAGCCTGAGGTGACGGACGGCGGCGAGGAGGCGGCGTGTTTGACAGACGAGGCCAGCAACGACGGGATGGACGACAGAAAGGCTAAGAAGATGGCGGCCGGAGGCAAACCTGATAAACTGACCCAGAAAGGCTTAAAGCAGAGCCGCCCTGCTGCTCCCGCCGCCCCAAATGCGCCCTCGCCATACGCCCTGCAGGCGTCCTCCCCAGCTCTGGGCTCCGTGGTACAGCCCATCCCCAAGAGCCCCCAGCTGAAGAACATCCAGCCTAAACCGCCGCCGCTGGTTGACCCCGCCTCCAGCCCCACCCTCGCCAAGGACAAGAAAAAGaaggacaagaagaagagggagggagggaaggagggggaCAGTCCGAAGGGTAAGGGGGGGCGGCCGGAGGAGGGGAAGAGCCCGTACTCGGAGTCGTCGGACGGTTTGCTCAACGGCTCCTCAGAAGCTCACCAGAGCCGGCTGGCCAGCATCAAAGCCGAGGCCGACAAGGTGTACAGCTTCTCGGACAACGCGCCCAGTCCGTCCATCGGCGTGGCCAGCAGGATTGAGGCCGGCATCGGGCCCCACCTCAACCAAAACGGAGCCGACAACGCGTCCGTCAAAACCAGCAGCCCCGCCTACTCCGACATCTCTGACGCCGGGGAGGACGGCGAGGGGAAGGCGGAGGGGGTGAAGGTCAAAACCGAGCCTGACCAGGGGCCGCGTGAAGGGGCCAAGAAGGCGCTGTTCCCCCCTCAGGCTCCCAGCAAGGAGTCGCCCTACTACCCCAACTACGAATCCTACTACTCCCCCAGCTACCCCAACCCCAGCCCGGGAGCAGCGCCCGCGGCACCGCCTCATGTGGAAGGAGCTCAGGTGAAggtgaagaaggaggaggatccAGAGGTCAGCGAGGAGGTCAAACTGAAGGTGGAGCctcaggaggagaggaaggtggACCCAGGGCCTCCGCAGCCGTCCGTCATCCAGCAGCGCTCCAACATGTACACCCAGCCGCTGTACTACAACCAGTACTACGTCCCCCCCTACTCCTACACACCTGACCAGGCCTATCACGCCCACCTGCTGGCCTCTAACCCTGCGTACCGCCAGCAGTACGAGGAGAGGCAGCGACTGGTCGACAAGAAGGCCGAGAGCAAAGAGCGGGAGGCTTGTGGGAAGGAGGAGTGGAAGCAGAAGGCCTCGGTGCCCCCCACCTTGTCCAGAGCCCCCAGCCTCACCGACCTGGGCGCCAAGGGGGGGCTGAACCCCGGCAAGTCCAAAGAACCCCCGCCGGCTGCAGAACAGGCCAAGTCGGTCATCATGGCGAAGGGAGAGGACCAAAAAGCTCCCGCCGCCCAGCCTGAGGGTCTGAAGATGAAGCTGAGTGAAGCAGGGCATCATGCGAAAGAGGAGGCCAAGCAGGGGGTGGAGCCAGGCAGGCCAGCAGGTGTAGAGCCCGCCATGTGGTACAGACAG gAGCCGGACTCGCGCTTGTGGCCGTACGTCTACCCCAACAAATACTCCGACGCTCCCAAACCGCAGGAGGAGGAGCGATGGAAGGAGGATAGGGAGAGGGAGCGCGACAGGaaagggaaggaggagaggcCGCGGCCGAAAGAGAATCTCCAGAAAGAGGAGGCCAAGGAGGGGGCGGAGGGCAGGACTCAGCTGCCTCCAGAGGAGCACCGGGGGGGAGGGAAGGAGGTGCGCCCCCCCCACATGCAGTTCTCCTCCCCCCTGGCCCAGCACCAGGGCTACATGCCCTACATGCACGGACCTTACGCCTACAGCCACGGCTACGAGCCCAGCCACCCCGGCTACAGAGGCATGCCCTCCGTCATGATGCAGAACTACCCTG GCTCGTACCTGCCAGCCGGTTACTCCTTCCCCTCGTACGGCGGGAAGATGGCggcgggggaggagggggagaagcCCTCCAGGTCCAGTCCCACGGTGAAGCCGCCCGGCGAGGCCAAAGCTCTGGacctgctgcagcagcacgCCAGCCAGTACAAGAGCAAATCCCCGTCCATCCAGGACAACAAGACGCCGCACGACcgcgagagagacagagaaagagacagggaGCGGGAGAGAGAGGGCGACCGGCCGCGATCCTCACCGTCCCAACGCATGCTGCCTTCCCATCATCACCTGGGCTACCCGCTGCTGTCGGGACAGTACGACCTGTCCTACGCCTCAG gccTCTCGTCCTCAGCCATCGTCGCCAGTCAGCAAGCGTCCGCCCCGTCCATGTACCCGCCCGCACGGAGGTGA